Within the Senegalia massiliensis genome, the region TAATACATTATTGTAACATAATTAAACTTTTCTTGACACCAATTTAAAAATTTGTTACCATTATTAAAACTTAATAAACGATTACTCATATATACTCTGGGATATGGCCAGAAAGTCTCTACCGGGCAACCATAAATTGTCTGACTATGAGTGGAAAACTTAGGATATAATATGATTATATAAAACCTTAGGTTCCACTTATGGAGCTTAAGGTTTTTTAAAATATTGAAAGGGAGGATTACAATGGAAAAATTTCTTAAAGAAGGATTAACATTTGATGACGTATTATTAGTACCAGCAAAATCAGAAGTATTACCAAAAAACACTAAAACAGCAACAAGACTTACAAATAAAATAAGCTTAAATATACCACTTCTTACTGCAGGAATGGATACAGTAACTGAAGCAAAAATGGCTATAGCAATAGCTCGTGAAGGTGGTATAGGTATAATTCACAAAAATATGAGCATAGAAAAACAGGCTTTAGAAGTAGATAGAGTAAAAAGATCAGAACATGGTGTAATAACAGATCCATTTTATTTATCACGTGAAAATCTCATATCTGATGCATTGGCACTTATGGAGAGATATAGAATATCAGGAGTTCCTATCACAGATAATGATAATAAATTAGTAGGGATAATAACTAATAGAGATATAAGATTTGAAAAACAATTAGATAAAAAAATAGATGATGTAATGACAAAAGAAAATTTAATTACAGCAAAAGAAGGCATAATAATGGATGATGCCCTTGAAATAATGAAAAAAAATAAAATAGAAAAATTACCATTAGTAGATGGTGAGAATAATCTAAAAGGACTTATAACTATAAAAGATATTGAAAAAGCTATAGAACATCCAAACTCTGCAAAAGATGAAGGTGGAAGATTATTAGTAGGTGGCGCAGTAGGTGTAACTAATGATATGATGGAAAGAGTAAGTGCATTAAGAGATAAGAAAGTGGATGTAATAGTAGTAGATACAGCTCATGGTCATTCTAAAGGCGTAATGGAAGCAGTAAAGAAAATAAAAGATAAATATCCAGAACTTCAAGTAATAGCAGGAAATGTAGCAACAGCATCTGCTACAGAAGACCTTATAAAAGCAGGTGCAGATGCAGTAAAAGTGGGAATAGGACCTGGTTCAATTTGTACTACAAGAGTTGTAGCAGGAGTAGGAGTACCACAAATAACTGCAGTTTATGACTGTGCTAAAGCAGCAGCAAAGTATAATATCCCTGTAATAGCAGATGGAGGAATCAAATATTCTGGTGATGTAGTAAAAGCACTTGCAGCAGGTGCAGATACAGTAATGTTAGGTTCACTTTTTGCAGGATGCGAAGAAAGTCCAGGACATACTGAATTATATAAAGGTAGAAGATTCAAAGTATATAGAGGTATGGGATCTATGGGTGCAATGGCAGAAGGAAGTAAAGATAGATATTTCCAAGAAGATAATAAAAAGTTTGTTCCAGAAGGAATAGAAGGAATCGTACCTTACAAAGGACCTCTTAAAGATACAATATATCAATTAATTGGAGGATTAAAATCAGGTATGGGCTATTGTGGAACAGCTACCATAGAAGATTTAAAAGAAAAAGCTCAATTTATAAAAATAACTGGTGCAGGTCTTATTGAAAGTCATCCACATGATGTAGAACTTACAAAAGAAGCTCCAAATTATACTAAAGGTTAAAGGGTGATTAAATGAAAAACAATTATATATTAATACTAGATTTTGGTGGACAGTATAGCCAATTAATAGCAAGAAGAGTAAGAGAAGCAGGAATATTTTGTGAAATATTACCATATGACACAGATGTAGAAAAAATAAAATCTCTAAATCCTGATGGAATAATATTCTCAGGTGGACCAAATAGCGTGTACGGGGAAAGTTCTTCTAAAGTAAGTTCAGAAATATTTTCATTAAATGCTCCAATACTTGGAATATGTTATGGTGGCCAATTAATAGCAGAACAATTTGGTGGAAAAGTTATGAGAGCTGAAAAAAGAGAATATGGAAAAACAGAACTAAACATATTAGATGACGAAGGCATATTCAAAGATTTAGGTGATAATTTAAATTGTTGGATGAGTCATACAGATTTTATAAGTGAATTACCAGAAGGATTTGAAGTAACAGCAAATACAGACTCTTGTCCAGTAGCAGCTATGAAAAATAGTGAAAAGAAAATATATGCAATTCAATTTCATCCAGAAGTTAATCACACAGAAAAAGGGACGGATATGATAAGAAACTTCCTATATAATGTATGTGATTTAAAAGAAGATTGGAATATGGGAGATTTTGCTGAAGAAGAAATCCAGAGAATTAAAAATCAAATAGGAGATAAAAGAGCAATATGTGCATTATCTGGTGGAGTAGATTCATCAGTTGCAGCAGTACTTGTTCATAAAGCAATAGGAAAAAATCTTACATGTATATTTGTAGATCATGGATTACTTAGAAAAGATGAAGGGGATCAAGTAGAAAAAGTATTTAA harbors:
- the guaB gene encoding IMP dehydrogenase, with product MEKFLKEGLTFDDVLLVPAKSEVLPKNTKTATRLTNKISLNIPLLTAGMDTVTEAKMAIAIAREGGIGIIHKNMSIEKQALEVDRVKRSEHGVITDPFYLSRENLISDALALMERYRISGVPITDNDNKLVGIITNRDIRFEKQLDKKIDDVMTKENLITAKEGIIMDDALEIMKKNKIEKLPLVDGENNLKGLITIKDIEKAIEHPNSAKDEGGRLLVGGAVGVTNDMMERVSALRDKKVDVIVVDTAHGHSKGVMEAVKKIKDKYPELQVIAGNVATASATEDLIKAGADAVKVGIGPGSICTTRVVAGVGVPQITAVYDCAKAAAKYNIPVIADGGIKYSGDVVKALAAGADTVMLGSLFAGCEESPGHTELYKGRRFKVYRGMGSMGAMAEGSKDRYFQEDNKKFVPEGIEGIVPYKGPLKDTIYQLIGGLKSGMGYCGTATIEDLKEKAQFIKITGAGLIESHPHDVELTKEAPNYTKG
- the guaA gene encoding glutamine-hydrolyzing GMP synthase, producing the protein MKNNYILILDFGGQYSQLIARRVREAGIFCEILPYDTDVEKIKSLNPDGIIFSGGPNSVYGESSSKVSSEIFSLNAPILGICYGGQLIAEQFGGKVMRAEKREYGKTELNILDDEGIFKDLGDNLNCWMSHTDFISELPEGFEVTANTDSCPVAAMKNSEKKIYAIQFHPEVNHTEKGTDMIRNFLYNVCDLKEDWNMGDFAEEEIQRIKNQIGDKRAICALSGGVDSSVAAVLVHKAIGKNLTCIFVDHGLLRKDEGDQVEKVFKERFDMNLIRVNAQDIFLSKLEGVTDPETKRKIIGEEFIRVFEREKEKLKKEFKDIDYLVQGTIYPDVIESGTDKAEVIKSHHNVGGLPEDVDFKLVEPLRELFKDEVRVLGKALNMPDDVIMRQPFPGPGLAIRVLGEITEEKLHIVREADYIFREEIKKAGLENSIWQYFAVLPNIKSVGVMGDGRTYAHTVGLRAVNSSDGMTSDWARIPYEVLERASNTIVNNVDGVNRIVYDITSKPPSTIEWE